Proteins encoded by one window of Bactrocera oleae isolate idBacOlea1 chromosome 4, idBacOlea1, whole genome shotgun sequence:
- the l(2)k10201 gene encoding protein lethal(2)k10201, with protein sequence MLSVAEIINLLNSIPVGYKSPEDNCFNAGNQTYIPEYKKLGVITVANELQEDLPETDKNDLFCDMPGCQVAFKNAASYQSHFYNEHRYICSVCRRCLPTAHLLDLHILECHDSYFIIRAKRGEAMYSCFLGECKVKILTPKQRREHCISKHKFPSNYRFEQLCGKPYKRHTKKPSKSVEEVDVMDVVDDIPSLN encoded by the coding sequence ATGTTATCAGTTGCAGAGATAATAAACTTATTAAACAGTATTCCAGTTGGTTACAAATCACCAGAGGATAACTGTTTTAATGCCGGCAATCAAACGTACATACCAGAATACAAAAAACTTGGAGTCATAACTGTTGCTAATGAATTACAAGAAGATTTGCCTGAGACGgacaaaaacgatttattttgtGATATGCCTGGATGTCAAGTTGCTTTCAAAAACGCCGCTTCTTACCAGTCTCATTTTTACAATGAACATCGATATATATGTTCTGTTTGCCGTCGTTGTTTGCCTACAGCGCATTTGCtggatttgcatattttagagtGTCACGATTCCTATTTTATTATTCGCGCAAAACGTGGAGAAGCTAtgtattcatgttttttggGAGAATGTAAAGTAAAAATTCTTACACCAAAGCAACGTAGAGAACACTGCATCAGCAAACACAAATTCCCCTCTAATTATAGGTTTGAACAATTATGCGGCAAACCGTATAAAAGACATACGAAAAAACCATCCAAAAGTGTCGAAGAAGTCGATGTCATGGACGTTGTTGACGATATTCCTAGCTTGAATTAA
- the SdhB gene encoding succinate dehydrogenase [ubiquinone] iron-sulfur subunit, mitochondrial, which yields MALVNEARIALNRIGVISGRQQLRSLTTGKYLAQQVEPQEIKTPQIKTFQIYRWNPDNAGEKPYMQTYEVNLRECGPMVLDALIKIKNEVDPTLTFRRSCREGICGSCAMNIGGTNTLACISKIDTNLSKPLKVYPLPHMYVVRDLVPDLNNFYEQYRSIQPWLQRKNEVAESKGKAQYLQSVEDRSKLDGLYECILCACCSTSCPSYWWNGDKYLGPAVLMQAYRWIIDSRDENTTERLSKLKDPFSVYRCHTIMNCTRTCPKNLNPGRAIAEIKKLLSGMASKPAPKLDTAALHK from the exons ATGGCTCTCGTTAACGAAGCGCGTATTGCATTGAACCGTATAGGAGTGATTTCTGGGCGCCAACAG CTTAGATCACTCACTACGGGCAAATATTTGGCCCAGCAAGTGGAACCCCAGGAGATAAAGACACCGCAAATCAAAACTTTTCAAATCTACCGATGGAATCCAGACAATGCTGGAGAAAAACCATACATGCAGACGTATGAAGTGAATCTCCGTGAATGCGGTCCCATGGTCTTAGatgctttaataaaaattaagaatgagGTAGATCCAACATTAACTTTCCGTCGTTCATGTCGGGAAGGAATTTGCGGATCATGTGCTATGAATATCGGCGGTACAAATACTCTGGCATGTATTAG caaaattgaCACAAATCTTTCAAAACCGCTTAAAGTTTATCCCCTTCCACACATGTATGTGGTTCGCGATTTGGTGCCtgacttaaataatttttatgaacagTACCGTTCAATTCAACCTTGGTTACAAAGAAA GAATGAGGTAGCAGAATCAAAGGGTAAAGCGCAATATTTGCAATCTGTGGAAGATCGTTCCAAACTTGACGGTTTGTATGAATGCATTCTTTGTGCTTGTTGCTCCACTTCGTGTCCATCATATTGGTGGAATGGAGACAAGTATTTAGGTCCAGCTGTATTGATGCAAGCTTATCGTTGGATTATTGATTCTCGAGATGAAAATACTACGGAACGTTTGAGTAAGCTTAAAGATCCCTTCAGTGTATATAGATGTCATACAATAATGAATTGTACACGTACTTGCCCTAAAAATTTGAATCCTGGTCGGGCAATcgccgaaataaaaaaattgctgtCTGGCATGGCAAGCAAGCCAGCACCAAAGCTAGACACAGCGGCTctacataaataa
- the LOC106614439 gene encoding mitochondrial inner membrane protease subunit 2 produces MAFRKFVKSVLLGIPIGITFLDCVGYVARVDGISMQPALNPDANQTDYVFLSRWAVRTCNVERGDIVSLISPKDPAQKIIKRIVGLQGDVVSTLGYKHEIVRIPEGHCWVEGDHTGHSLDSNTFGPVAQGLLTARATYIVWPPERWRRLQTELPRRRRPIQIAKSASYYSQ; encoded by the exons ATGGCCtttcgaaaatttgtaaaatctgTACTGCTAGGGATTCCCATTGGTATAACGTTTCTGGATTGTGTTGGCTATGTCGCTCGAGTGGatg gaaTATCTATGCAACCAGCTCTTAACCCAGATGCCAACCAAACAGATTACGTTTTTCTATCTCGCTGGGCTGTGCGTACATGCAACGTGGAACGTGGCGATATCGTTTCACTTATTTCTCCAAAGGACCCCGCACAAAAGATAATAAAACGTATAGTTGGACTACAGGGTGATGTCGTTTCTACTCTGGGTTACAAACATGAAATAGTGCGCATCCCAGAGGGTCATTGTTGGGTTGAAGGGGACCACACTGGCCATTCGCTGGATAGTAACACTTTCGGGCCTGTAGCGCAGGGCTTATTAACAGCTCGAGCGACATACATTGTTTGGCCTCCAGAACGCTGGCGTCGACTACAAACTGAGTTACCTCGACGTCGTAGACCCATCCAAATAGCTAAGTCAGCAAGTTATTACAGTCAATAA
- the Tcs1 gene encoding threonylcarbamoyl-AMP synthase yields the protein MNTRISTFLRVFYHHNYKHDFSTFTKMLQPPGKKIYKVQDLQALHIAVECILDGAVIGLPTDTVYGLACNANNEKAIQRLYNIKGRDCYKPVAICVKNVEAFRQYGIADHLKDSLLQRLLPGPITIIIERSKHLTNRFLNPNTTKIGIRIPKFTFIHQLCSLFDEQPLALTSANRSAGRSSLNINEFESLWPKLGGIFDAGPIGLTDDRRSGSTVVDLSQPGVYAIIREGVALKSTVDILHEFNIKPNKIY from the coding sequence ATGAATACAAGAATATCAACGTTTCTGAGAGTTTTCTATCATCATAATTATAAACACGATTTTTCCACGTTCACAAAAATGTTACAACCTCCAGGgaagaaaatatacaaagttCAAGATTTACAAGCGTTGCACATAGCGGTTGAATGTATCTTAGATGGAGCAGTAATTGGCTTGCCCACAGATACTGTGTATGGATTAGCATGCAATGCGAATAATGAAAAGGCCATTCAAAGACTGTACAATATAAAGGGACGCGATTGTTATAAGCCAGTAGCTATATGTGTGAAAAATGTGGAGGCCTTTCGGCAGTACGGAATCGCAGATCATTTAAAGGACTCATTACTTCAACGTCTGCTTCCGGGCCCAATTACAATAATCATCGAACGTTCAAAGCATCTTACTAATCGTTTTTTAAATCCCAACACAACAAAAATTGGTATACGCATTCCGAAGTTTACTTTTATACATCAGTTATGTTCATTATTTGATGAACAACCACTTGCATTAACTAGTGCTAACCGATCCGCCGGACGTAgtagtttaaatataaatgaattcgAATCCTTGTGGCCTAAacttggtggaatatttgacgCAGGTCCCATAGGTTTAACTGATGATCGGCGTTCAGGATCCACTGTAGTTGATTTATCTCAACCAGGTGTGTACGCAATAATTAGAGAAGGCGTAGCCCTTAAAAGTACTGTAGATATTCTACATGAATTTAacataaaaccaaataaaatatattaa
- the Polr3K gene encoding DNA-directed RNA polymerase III subunit RPC10 — MLLFCPTCGNILMVEQDTTGHRFTCSTCPYICNIKRKTSTRTFPRLKEVDHVMGGAAAWENVDSTGVECPVCSHKKAYFMQMQTRSADEPMTTFYKCCNQLCGHNWRD; from the exons ATGCTATTATTCTGTCCGACTTGCGGTAATATATTAATGGTCGAACAAGATACAACAGGACACCGCTTTACTTGTAGTACGTGcccatatatttgtaatatcaaGCGAAAAACTTCAACACGAACATTTCCACGTCTTAAG GAAGTTGATCATGTTATGGGTGGAGCAGCAGCTTGGGAGAATGTAGATTCAACTGGAGTCGAGTGTCCCGTTTGTTCTCATAAAAAAGCTTATTTTATGCAAATGCAAACTCGCTCTGCCGATGAACCTATGACAACATTTTACAAGTGTTGCAATCAACTTTGTGGCCACAATTGGCGTGATTAA
- the LOC106614098 gene encoding dolichyl-diphosphooligosaccharide--protein glycosyltransferase subunit 4 isoform X2 has protein sequence MISDVQLAIFSNVLGVFLFLLVVAYHYISANSNNIAKTK, from the exons ATGATTAGCGACGTGCAACTGGCTATATTTTCCAATGTTTTGGGTGTTTTCCTATTCCTGTTAGTAGTAGCTTACCACTATATCTCAGCCAACTCTAACAA tatagcgaagacaaaataa
- the LOC106614098 gene encoding dolichyl-diphosphooligosaccharide--protein glycosyltransferase subunit 4 isoform X1: MISDVQLAIFSNVLGVFLFLLVVAYHYISANSNKSIAKTK, translated from the exons ATGATTAGCGACGTGCAACTGGCTATATTTTCCAATGTTTTGGGTGTTTTCCTATTCCTGTTAGTAGTAGCTTACCACTATATCTCAGCCAACTCTAACAA aagtatagcgaagacaaaataa
- the Rpt1 gene encoding 26S proteasome regulatory subunit 7: protein MPDYLGDDQRKVKSEELEEKEIKSLDEGDIELLKTYGQSQYHRAIKSIEEDIQKAVKQVNELTGIKESDTGLAPPALWDLAADKQILQNEQPLQVARCTKIINADSDDPKYIINVKQFAKFVVDLADSVAPTDIEEGMRVGVDRNKYQIHIPLPPKIDPTVTMMQVEDKPDVTYSDVGGCKEQIEKLREVVETPLLHPEKFVNLGIEPPKGVLLFGPPGTGKTLCARAVANRTDACFIRVIGSELVQKYVGEGARMVRELFEMARSKKACLIFFDEIDAIGGARFDDGAGGDNEVQRTMLELINQLDGFDPRGNIKVLMATNRPDTLDPALMRPGRLDRKVEFGLPDLEGRTHIFKIHARSMSVERDIRFELLARLCPNSTGAEIRSVCTEAGMFAIRARRKVATEKDFLEAVNKVIKSYAKFSATPRYMTYN, encoded by the coding sequence ATGCCGGATTATTTGGGAGATGATCAACGCAAAGTGAAATCGGAAGAGCTAGAGGAGAAAGAAATAAAGTCTTTGGATGAAGGTGACATTGAGCTACTGAAGACCTATGGCCAGAGCCAATATCATAGGGCTATTAAAAGTATTGAGGAAGACATCCAGAAAGCTGTAAAACAAGTAAATGAACTTACTGGGATTAAAGAAAGTGATACTGGGTTGGCACCACCAGCTCTCTGGGATTTAGCAGCGGATAAGCAGATACTTCAAAATGAACAACCTCTGCAGGTTGCTCGttgcacaaaaattattaatgccGATTCGGATGATCCAaagtatattataaatgtaaaacaatttgcaaaatttgttgTAGATCTGGCTGATTCTGTTGCGCCAACAGATATTGAGGAAGGCATGAGAGTCGGAGTTGATCGTAATAAATACCAGATTCATATTCCATTGCCTCCAAAGATTGATCCTACTGTCACAATGATGCAGGTAGAGGATAAGCCCGATGTCACGTACAGCGATGTAGGAGGTTGCAAGGAACAGATTGAAAAATTGCGTGAGGTAGTAGAGACTCCTCTTTTACATcctgaaaaatttgtaaatctAGGTATTGAGCCGCCAAAAGGTGTATTGTTATTTGGACCACCTGGAACTGGTAAAACTTTATGTGCTCGTGCCGTGGCCAATCGTACAGATGCTTGTTTCATTCGTGTGATTGGTTCAGAGCTGGTACAGAAATATGTGGGCGAAGGCGCTCGAATGGTACGAGAACTTTTCGAAATGGCGAGGTCGAAAAAGGCCTGTCTTATTTTCTTTGATGAAATTGATGCGATCGGTGGGGCTCGATTTGATGATGGTGCGGGTGGCGACAATGAAGTGCAACGAACTATGCTCGAGTTGATTAATCAGTTGGATGGTTTCGATCCCCGCGGAAATATTAAAGTCCTTATGGCTACTAATAGGCCAGATACTCTTGATCCGGCATTAATGCGTCCGGGACGTTTAGATCGTAAAGTGGAATTTGGGCTACCTGATTTGGAGGGACGGACCCATATATTTAAGATTCACGCCCGATCAATGTCTGTAGAAAGGGATATTCGATTTGAATTACTTGCTCGGCTTTGTCCGAATTCCACGGGTGCTGAAATCCGTTCAGTATGTACTGAAGCAGGAATGTTCGCCATACGTGCTCGTCGTAAAGTTGCAACAGAAAAAGATTTCTTAGAAGCAGTCAATAAAGTCATTAAGAGCTACGCTAAATTCAGCGCCACCCCACGTTATATGACATataattaa
- the LOC106614122 gene encoding lysM and putative peptidoglycan-binding domain-containing protein 3 isoform X1, translated as MRRQRRVNLSPGFYNDAFHSADMSYAPINKDLDDEKIPVEMERLPRITSLENGQLHSFENTIEAKVEVGDSLQALALRFRSTVADIKRLNKIDKDNEIYARKFVKIPVTPHSILLETLPTVHKSGSNSPSQSEHESFETNIMRNPLKDANLMLGEKLMIASVNAAGNINIETIDSNNSVLASTLGSKDSVCLKKKTNSTNDSTALLEDFLDNDFADTYVRPIRGPAISALHWSGSDGDMTWVCLFVVILALCFAIPLIVVIFWTHPHSSGNNNTTTVN; from the exons ATGCGTAGGCAACG GAGAGTGAATCTATCACCTGGTTTTTATAATGATGCGTTTCATTCTGCCGACATGTCATATGCACCAATAAATAAAGATTTGGATGATGAGAAAATCCCTGTTGAAATGGAGAGGCTGCCACGCATTACCAGCCTAGAAAATGGACAATtacatagttttgaaaatactaTTGAGGCTAAAGTGGAAGTAGGCGATTCTTTGCAAGCATTGGCTTTACGATTTCGTTCCACA GTTGCAGACATAAAACGACTCAATAAGATTGATAAGGATAACGAAATTTATGCGAGGAAGTTTGTAAAAATTCCTGTAACGCCACATTCGATATTATTGGAAACATTACCAACAGTACACAAAAGTGGGAGTAATAGTCCGTCTCAAAGTGAACATGAATCCTTCGAAACAAACATTATGAGAAACCCTTTAAAGGATGCAAACCTTATGTTGGGCGAAAAACTGATGATAGCTTCTGTAAATGCTGCTGGTAATATTAATATCGAAACTATTGACTCTAATAATTCGGTTTTGGCCTCTACGTTGGGAAGCAAAGACAGTGTCTGCTTGAAAAAAA AAACAAATTCTACCAATGATTCCACGGCATTATTAGAGGATTTTCTTGATAATGATTTTGCGGATACATATGTGCGACCTATACGAGGACCCGCAATAAGTGCTCTACATTGGTCTGGTTCTGATGGCGATATGACTTGGGTATGCTTGTTTGTTGTAATCTTGGCTTTATGCTTTGCCATACCATTGATTGTTGTGATATTTTGGACCCATCCACACAGCAGCGgaaacaacaatacaacaacagtTAACTGA
- the LOC106614122 gene encoding lysM and putative peptidoglycan-binding domain-containing protein 3 isoform X2 yields the protein MRRQRRVNLSPGFYNDAFHSADMSYAPINKDLDDEKIPVEMERLPRITSLENGQLHSFENTIEAKVEVGDSLQALALRFRSTVADIKRLNKIDKDNEIYARKFVKIPVTPHSILLETLPTVHKSGSNSPSQSEHESFETNIMRNPLKDANLMLGEKLMIASVNAAGNINIETIDSNNSVLASTLGSKDSVCLKKKTNSTNDSTALLEDFLDNDFADTYVRPIRGPAISALHWSGSDGDMTWQRKQQYNNS from the exons ATGCGTAGGCAACG GAGAGTGAATCTATCACCTGGTTTTTATAATGATGCGTTTCATTCTGCCGACATGTCATATGCACCAATAAATAAAGATTTGGATGATGAGAAAATCCCTGTTGAAATGGAGAGGCTGCCACGCATTACCAGCCTAGAAAATGGACAATtacatagttttgaaaatactaTTGAGGCTAAAGTGGAAGTAGGCGATTCTTTGCAAGCATTGGCTTTACGATTTCGTTCCACA GTTGCAGACATAAAACGACTCAATAAGATTGATAAGGATAACGAAATTTATGCGAGGAAGTTTGTAAAAATTCCTGTAACGCCACATTCGATATTATTGGAAACATTACCAACAGTACACAAAAGTGGGAGTAATAGTCCGTCTCAAAGTGAACATGAATCCTTCGAAACAAACATTATGAGAAACCCTTTAAAGGATGCAAACCTTATGTTGGGCGAAAAACTGATGATAGCTTCTGTAAATGCTGCTGGTAATATTAATATCGAAACTATTGACTCTAATAATTCGGTTTTGGCCTCTACGTTGGGAAGCAAAGACAGTGTCTGCTTGAAAAAAA AAACAAATTCTACCAATGATTCCACGGCATTATTAGAGGATTTTCTTGATAATGATTTTGCGGATACATATGTGCGACCTATACGAGGACCCGCAATAAGTGCTCTACATTGGTCTGGTTCTGATGGCGATATGACTTGG CAGCGgaaacaacaatacaacaacagtTAA